DNA from Stenotrophomonas acidaminiphila:
CTGGAGGACCTCAGGCGCGTGCGCCGCTTCGTCGACTGGTGGATCGACCACCGCCAGGTCGAGTACGGCGACTTCGGCGGCGGCATTTCCGACGACACCGACCTGACCCAGCAGTGGCCGGGGCTGGCGTTGATGGGCGTGGAGCCGGACCGCCTCAATGCCTCGCTGACCGCACTGTCCGACGCGGTGTACCGCAACGGCATGTTCGCCAACGGCCTGAGCACCATCGAGACCGACGAACTGCACGCCTACGAGGAAGGCATCAACGCCAACAGCGCCATGCTCTACCTCAACTGGGGCGACCCGCTGACCGTCGAGCGGCTGATGGAAACGGTGCGCGCGTTCGACGAGCGCATCATCCTGCGCAACCCGCAGGGCCACCTGCTGTTCTCCAGCAACTGGTTCGGTGGCAACAAGGTCTACCGCGAGCCGAACTGGCAGTGGCAGAAGCCCTACTCGTTCCCGGCGCTGCACCCGGCGTTCCTGCTGGGCGAGTACAACGCCGACCCGACCGGCCGCACCCTGGTCACCGGACTGGCCGACAGCTACCTCGCCCACGCCTATACCGACGACACCGGCCGCTGGACGCTGCCCAACGAGATCCACTGGGCCACCGGCAAGACCCGGGGTGGCGAACTGAACCAGGGTTCGGGCGCCGGCGACGTCATGCACACGTTCTGGGCGGCGTGGCGCTGGAGCGGCGACGACCGCTACCTGAAGGCGCTGGACTACCGCGTGCAGCGTGGCGGCCCCGGCGCGCTGTCCAACCTGGGCGAGAACATCATCGACGTGCTCGGCCGCCAGCAGGACTGGGGCCGGCAGCTGGTCGCCGCCGCCGACAAGGGCGACACCGGCTTCGCCGCCATCACCGCGTGGCAGCTGAGCGGCGACAAATCGTATCTGGAAGCCCTGCATGCCGAAGGCATCCAGGCCAAGGCCCAGCGCGAGTACATGAATACCGAAGGCCACTGGTGGAGCGACCGCGTCGAGGCGCCCAGCGAGTTCCTGCAGCGCCTGCGCCTGGGCGGCATCGCGCTCAGGCGCAACCAGAGTTTCCCCGGGCACACCGTGAGCTGGCGCTTCGCCCGCCCCGGCGCGGCCGAGCAGGTGGCGCTGCTGGTGCACGCGCCCTCGCGCGAACGCTTCAAGGTGATCGCCTGGAACATGGCAGACGTGCCGCTGGAGGCGACGATGACCGGCTGGAACATCGCCGCCGGCACCTGGCGCATCCGCAGCGGCATCGACCGCGACGGCGACGACCGGATCGACGGCAAGCCGCAGGTGCGCGAGGTGGCGCTGGAGCGCAGCGCGTCCACCGCCCTGCGCTTCGCGCCGAAGCAGGCGCACGTGTTCGAGTTCGAACGGATCGCCGCGGGCACGCCGGTGGAAACCCGTGCCGACCTCGGCATCGGCCGCGGCGACCTGCAGGTCGCGGACGGACGCGTGCGCCTGACCGTGCACAGCCTGGGCCACGTCGCCACCCGGCCCGGCCACGCGCGGCTCGAGGATGCGCGCGGCCGCGAGGTGGCGCGCGTCGCGATCCCGGCACTGGAAGCGCCATCGGACCTGCAGCCGCGCGCGCTCACCCTGGAACTGCCGCTGCCCGCCGGCCTCAACCGCCGTGGCGCCAGCGTGCGGGTGCTGCAGGACGGCGACGCCGAGGAAGTGACCCTGCTCAACAACCGCCTGCCGCTGCCGTAGGTGCCGGGCTTGCCCGGCACGGGGCATTGCCGGGAGCGTTCATGCGGGGCAAGCCCCGCATCCATGTGGGTATCGGTGTGCATCCGCGGCCTTTCGCGCGCCGCTGCGAACACCCCCGTAGGTGCCGGGCTTGCCCGGCACGGGGCATTACCGGGAGCGTTCATCCGGGGCAAGCCCCGCATCCATGTGGATATCGGTGTGCATCCGCGGCCCTTCGCGCGCCGCTGCGAACACCCCCGTAGGTGCCGGGCTTGCCCGGCACGGGGCATTACCGGGTGCGTTGCATGCGGGGCAAGCCCCGCATCCATGTGGATATCGGTGTGCATCCGCGGCCCTTCGCGCGCCGCCGCGAACACCCCCGTAGGTGCCGGGCTTGCCCGGCACGGGGCCTTGCCGGGTGCGTTCATGCGTGGCAAGCCCCGCATCCATTTGGATATCGGTGTGCATCCGCGGCCTTTCGCGCGCCGCCGCGAACACCACCGTAGGTGCCGGGCTCGCCCGGCACGGGGCCTTGCCGGGAGCGTTGCATGCGGGGCAAGCCCCGCATCTACGGGGTGTCTGTCTGCATCTGCCGGCTTTCGCGCCTGTACCAGTCCGCTTGCCCCGCTTCCGGAACGAACACCGTGCAGTGCTCCATCGGCCGCTGGTAGACATGTACCGAGATCGCGAGCTCAGTGTCGCTGGCGTTGCGCAGCACATGGAACTCATCCGGCGGGATCAGGTTGCCGGCGCTGCCGCGCGTACCGTCCACGCCGGGCAGGGGCTGCAGCCGGGCGATGTCGCCGCGGTCTTCGCGCAACCGGTACGGGGTGATCCGCAGCGCGCCCTGCCACACGCCTTCCACGCACCACAGGCCATCGTGGTCATGCAGCGGGGTGCCCTGGCCGGGCCCCCACGTCATGGCGATGATGCTGTAGCCGTGGCGCGCGCTGCGGTACAGCTCGCGGCGCGCGTAGTGGTCGGTAATCGGCTCGTGCACGCATGCCGGCAGCACGATCGCCGGGTCGGCGATGGCCTCGCGCAGGGCGTGTTCGATCCGCGCCACCGTGCCGCCGACATCGGCCGCGCCCATGGCGGCATCGATCGCCGCCACCAGTCGTTCGCGGCCGGTGAAGCCGGGGTAACCGTTTGCATCTGAAATCATGCCGCCAGTCTAGGGCAAAACGGTGAACGAACCGTTCGCTGCCGTCATGGCCGGGCGGCATGTGCGGCTCATGACGTGCCGCGCTGCACGAACGGCACCTGTCCGTACAGCC
Protein-coding regions in this window:
- a CDS encoding cysteine dioxygenase → MISDANGYPGFTGRERLVAAIDAAMGAADVGGTVARIEHALREAIADPAIVLPACVHEPITDHYARRELYRSARHGYSIIAMTWGPGQGTPLHDHDGLWCVEGVWQGALRITPYRLREDRGDIARLQPLPGVDGTRGSAGNLIPPDEFHVLRNASDTELAISVHVYQRPMEHCTVFVPEAGQADWYRRESRQMQTDTP